A single genomic interval of Streptomyces sp. NBC_00663 harbors:
- a CDS encoding winged helix DNA-binding domain-containing protein, with translation MTKTAPVLDPRALNRATLDRQLLLGRSPLTAKAAVEHLLGLQAQNVKPPYYALAARLDGFAPEELSGLMADREVVRIVTMRSTIHTHTAADALTLRPLVQAARDRELTIFRKGLAGVDLDRLAALARDLVETEPRTMKQLREALLEQWPDADPQSLAIAARCRLPLVQVTPRGLWGQSGQVALTTAEHWLGRPTEPAPAPDATVLRYLAAFGPASVKDMQTWAGLTRLREAFERLRPQLLTFRDEHGAELFDLPDAPRPAADTPAPPRFLPEFDNLLLSHADRTRVIPAAYWGRSWVGNTAYATFLVDGFLAGVWKLEGNAPDTHAPDTHALVIEPYGKLTKAQRDEVTQEGARMLATMHPGTSYDIRFGTVVRPS, from the coding sequence ATGACGAAGACGGCCCCCGTGCTCGACCCCCGCGCCCTCAACCGAGCGACCCTCGACCGGCAGCTGCTGCTCGGCCGTTCGCCGCTGACGGCGAAGGCGGCGGTGGAGCATCTGCTCGGCCTCCAGGCGCAGAACGTCAAACCGCCCTACTACGCGCTCGCCGCCCGCCTGGACGGCTTCGCCCCCGAGGAGCTGTCCGGCCTCATGGCGGACCGCGAGGTCGTCCGGATCGTCACCATGCGCTCGACCATCCACACCCACACCGCCGCCGACGCCCTCACCCTGCGCCCGCTCGTCCAGGCCGCCCGCGACCGCGAACTCACCATCTTCCGCAAGGGACTCGCCGGCGTCGACCTGGACCGGCTCGCCGCCCTCGCCCGCGACCTCGTCGAGACCGAGCCGCGCACCATGAAGCAGTTGCGCGAGGCGCTGCTCGAACAGTGGCCCGACGCCGATCCGCAGTCCCTGGCGATCGCCGCCCGCTGCCGGCTCCCTCTCGTCCAGGTCACCCCGCGCGGACTGTGGGGACAGAGCGGCCAGGTGGCCCTCACGACGGCCGAGCACTGGCTCGGCCGCCCCACCGAACCCGCCCCCGCGCCCGACGCCACCGTCCTGCGCTACCTCGCCGCCTTCGGCCCCGCCTCCGTCAAGGACATGCAGACCTGGGCCGGCCTGACCCGCCTGCGCGAAGCCTTCGAGCGCCTGCGCCCGCAGCTCCTGACCTTCCGCGACGAGCACGGCGCCGAACTCTTCGACCTCCCCGACGCCCCGCGCCCCGCCGCCGACACCCCGGCCCCGCCCCGCTTCCTCCCGGAGTTCGACAACCTCCTCCTCTCCCACGCCGACCGCACCCGGGTGATCCCGGCCGCGTACTGGGGCCGCAGCTGGGTGGGGAACACGGCGTACGCCACCTTCCTCGTCGACGGCTTCCTCGCGGGCGTGTGGAAGCTGGAGGGGAACGCCCCCGACACCCACGCCCCCGACACCCACGCCCTCGTCATCGAGCCCTACGGCAAGCTGACCAAGGCCCAGCGGGACGAGGTCACCCAGGAGGGGGCGCGCATGCTCGCCACCATGCACCCCGGGACCTCGTACGACATCCGGTTCGGGACCGTCGTACGCCCGTCCTAG
- a CDS encoding LysR family transcriptional regulator codes for MELRQLAYFVTVAEELHFGRAAERLHIVQSAVSQQIQRLERELGADLFDRSPRRVRLTAAGERLLPEARAVLAAAERARAAVAPPPGLRIGTSTGLGEHLDRVLAAFARRAPDVPVELVSLPAAERLARVAGGQLDAAFVRAVEPVPGVKVVPLWADPLVAALPAGHPLAARPEIGVEELAGLPLALTERRTNPALVDLVVGACHEAGFEPPPGPVNGSLQDTLATIGTRPLWTVVYASHARVLHTPRVAFVPFRAPGLALSTGLAVRASTPPPYLEELLLACGDHEN; via the coding sequence ATGGAACTGCGCCAGCTCGCCTACTTCGTGACCGTCGCCGAGGAACTGCACTTCGGGCGGGCCGCCGAGCGGCTGCACATCGTGCAGTCGGCGGTCAGTCAGCAGATCCAGCGGCTGGAGCGGGAGCTGGGGGCCGACCTGTTCGACCGTTCGCCCCGGCGGGTGCGGCTGACGGCGGCCGGGGAGCGGCTGCTGCCCGAGGCGCGGGCCGTACTGGCCGCCGCCGAGCGGGCGCGGGCGGCCGTCGCACCGCCGCCCGGCCTCCGGATCGGTACCAGCACCGGGCTCGGTGAGCATCTGGACCGGGTGCTCGCCGCGTTCGCCCGCCGGGCACCGGACGTGCCGGTCGAGCTGGTGTCCCTGCCCGCCGCCGAGCGGCTCGCGAGGGTCGCGGGCGGGCAGTTGGACGCCGCGTTCGTACGGGCCGTCGAGCCCGTGCCGGGCGTCAAGGTGGTGCCGTTGTGGGCCGATCCGCTGGTGGCCGCGCTCCCCGCAGGGCATCCGCTCGCCGCCCGCCCCGAGATCGGCGTCGAGGAACTCGCCGGGCTGCCACTCGCCCTCACCGAGCGGCGCACCAACCCCGCCCTCGTCGACCTCGTCGTCGGCGCCTGCCACGAGGCCGGGTTCGAGCCGCCGCCCGGACCGGTGAACGGCTCCCTCCAGGACACCCTCGCCACCATCGGCACCCGCCCGCTGTGGACGGTCGTCTACGCGTCCCACGCGCGCGTGCTGCACACCCCGAGGGTGGCCTTCGTACCGTTCCGCGCGCCCGGGCTCGCCCTGTCGACAGGACTGGCCGTGCGGGCGTCGACGCCCCCGCCGTATCTGGAGGAACTGCTCCTGGCCTGCGGCGATCACGAGAACTGA
- a CDS encoding acyl-CoA dehydrogenase family protein — protein sequence MTELDDRLALLAGQAHEWAAELRTHALEVDADPSAVQRLTHLDTLRWAGSLQVPPEYNPHPLVIRGHRFHVMSALERVVFVEEGAWGDAGLTLGAPGAPMAGVLVNTLGSAEQKEWFFSRVLERPTWTFFALTEPGHGSDPGRMETTVTGASQEGPMTLTGAKRFVGNAARGDIGVVFARTGPGPLGLAAVLAESGTAGFRAEPIETTGLRGAQLGAITLDSVEIPADRMLGRHLKPVQRGMRGWLRTFNVVRPTVAAIGLGLSRAAVEYVRTHRRSLRATERDRLDAMERRIRAVRALTHRAAAAVDHDPDQGHLASAAKVSSGRMAEEVTLAAREFFPAGARLDHPLLDKLIRDARGLEFMEGTRDIQRLNLFNAMSRGAFGPTGAAVSR from the coding sequence ATGACGGAACTCGACGACCGGCTCGCACTGCTCGCGGGCCAGGCCCATGAGTGGGCCGCCGAACTGCGTACGCACGCTCTGGAGGTCGACGCCGATCCCTCGGCCGTCCAGCGGCTGACGCACCTCGACACACTGCGGTGGGCCGGGTCCCTGCAAGTACCGCCCGAGTACAACCCGCACCCCCTCGTCATCCGCGGTCACCGCTTCCATGTGATGAGCGCGCTCGAACGCGTCGTCTTCGTGGAGGAGGGGGCATGGGGCGACGCCGGTCTGACACTGGGCGCGCCCGGCGCCCCGATGGCGGGAGTCCTGGTGAACACCCTGGGCTCCGCCGAGCAGAAGGAGTGGTTCTTCAGCCGGGTGCTGGAGCGGCCGACGTGGACGTTCTTCGCGCTCACCGAACCCGGCCACGGGTCCGACCCGGGGCGGATGGAGACCACGGTCACCGGAGCGTCGCAGGAGGGTCCGATGACGCTGACCGGCGCCAAACGGTTCGTGGGCAACGCCGCCCGCGGCGACATCGGGGTGGTCTTCGCCCGCACGGGTCCCGGTCCGCTCGGTCTGGCCGCGGTCCTCGCGGAATCGGGCACGGCCGGCTTCCGGGCCGAGCCCATCGAGACGACCGGTCTGCGTGGCGCGCAGCTGGGGGCCATCACGCTGGACTCCGTGGAGATCCCCGCGGACCGGATGCTCGGGCGGCATCTCAAGCCGGTGCAGCGGGGGATGCGCGGCTGGCTGCGCACCTTCAACGTCGTACGGCCCACGGTGGCCGCCATCGGGCTGGGCCTGTCGCGTGCCGCGGTGGAGTACGTCCGTACGCACCGGCGCTCGTTGCGCGCGACGGAACGCGATCGGCTGGACGCCATGGAGCGGCGGATCCGGGCCGTGCGCGCGCTGACCCACCGGGCGGCCGCCGCCGTGGACCACGACCCCGACCAGGGGCACCTCGCGTCCGCGGCGAAGGTGAGCTCGGGGCGGATGGCCGAGGAGGTGACGCTCGCGGCCCGTGAGTTCTTCCCCGCCGGAGCACGCCTCGACCACCCGCTGCTGGACAAGCTGATCAGGGATGCCCGGGGGCTGGAGTTCATGGAGGGCACCCGCGACATCCAGCGGCTCAACCTCTTCAACGCCATGTCCCGTGGCGCCTTCGGCCCGACCGGGGCCGCGGTGTCACGGTGA
- a CDS encoding 3-oxoacyl-[acyl-carrier-protein] synthase III C-terminal domain-containing protein: MRPCAACLPPHLAPTLRVQAGSHAGSEPLHDAEEQVTSLEAVSSFIPSDRVPVSECLGAQGVNAARIKVYEHYFGFRDIRMDQGRGPAELLLAATAGLAELRGREQDVRYVVHARTMPLVAPYPRSPVREVSRALGLDHANTFCLSQHACASALLAVELMGRTLTAEGDEDGLALVLAGEKAFTSSAQVITDTGVMGEGAVAVLVRAGGARNRLLGYATHTLGEFHGGPWMTAERAAEFQEVYPQALAEVMRNAVKAAGLDLDDITLILPHNVNRMSWAKVLKNLAVRGTERLFLENLAVMGHCFGADAFINYQTAEEMGRLKPGDHYLMTAVGLGATFSAMVFRR; this comes from the coding sequence GTGCGCCCCTGTGCGGCTTGCCTGCCGCCGCACCTCGCTCCGACCCTGAGAGTTCAGGCCGGGTCGCACGCCGGAAGCGAGCCGCTGCACGATGCGGAGGAACAGGTGACCTCGCTCGAAGCCGTTTCGAGCTTCATTCCGTCGGATCGCGTACCCGTGTCCGAGTGCCTCGGCGCACAGGGAGTCAACGCGGCACGGATCAAGGTCTACGAGCACTACTTCGGCTTCCGTGACATCCGGATGGACCAGGGGCGAGGACCCGCCGAGCTGCTGCTGGCCGCCACCGCCGGCCTCGCGGAACTGCGCGGACGGGAACAGGACGTCCGCTATGTGGTCCACGCCCGGACCATGCCCCTGGTCGCGCCCTACCCCCGCAGTCCGGTGCGCGAGGTGAGCCGGGCGCTGGGGCTGGACCACGCCAACACGTTCTGCCTTTCCCAGCACGCCTGCGCCTCGGCGTTGCTCGCCGTGGAACTGATGGGGCGGACGCTGACCGCCGAGGGCGACGAGGACGGCCTCGCACTGGTACTCGCCGGCGAGAAGGCCTTCACCTCCTCCGCCCAGGTCATCACCGACACCGGAGTGATGGGAGAGGGTGCCGTCGCCGTGCTGGTGCGCGCGGGCGGTGCGCGCAACCGGCTGCTCGGGTACGCCACCCACACACTGGGCGAGTTCCACGGCGGTCCGTGGATGACGGCCGAGCGGGCCGCGGAGTTCCAGGAGGTTTATCCCCAGGCTCTCGCCGAGGTGATGAGGAATGCCGTGAAGGCGGCCGGCCTGGACCTCGACGACATCACTCTGATACTTCCGCACAATGTCAACAGGATGTCCTGGGCAAAGGTGCTGAAGAACTTGGCCGTCCGGGGGACGGAAAGACTTTTCCTGGAGAATCTGGCCGTTATGGGCCATTGTTTCGGGGCGGATGCGTTCATCAATTACCAGACAGCCGAGGAAATGGGGCGCCTGAAGCCGGGCGACCACTATCTGATGACAGCGGTGGGTCTGGGTGCAACCTTTTCCGCCATGGTGTTCCGGCGCTGA
- the dmpI gene encoding 4-oxalocrotonate tautomerase DmpI produces the protein MPIVTVQQGPRDTELKRDLVKRITDAFVDAYKIPAETVQVWIHEVPTDSWGAAGKLTADR, from the coding sequence ATGCCGATCGTCACCGTCCAGCAGGGTCCGCGCGACACCGAGCTCAAGCGGGACCTCGTCAAGCGGATCACCGACGCGTTCGTGGACGCGTACAAGATCCCCGCCGAGACCGTCCAGGTCTGGATCCACGAGGTGCCCACGGACAGCTGGGGCGCGGCGGGGAAGCTCACCGCCGACAGGTAG
- a CDS encoding helix-turn-helix transcriptional regulator — protein sequence MTTEAAEIRNALVRLRRTTGLPVAFGGLVEAGRPQMRISELSGTSTLALRALAVTSGSGLGGRAVALARPCAVTDYSASRQISHEYDAPVATEGLRSIVAVPVVVRRRVRGVLYGALRTVQPLGDRVLGAAMEAARDVEQALVVREEARELVASAEPAGVDPVSREQVREAHAALRALAPRITDPALRAELLDACGLLTPRQPPVRTALAPRELDVLACVAEGATNAAAAERLGLRAETVKGYLRSAMRRLGAHTRGEAVAAARRAGLLP from the coding sequence GTGACCACGGAGGCGGCGGAGATCCGCAACGCGCTGGTGCGGCTGCGGCGGACGACCGGGCTGCCGGTCGCCTTCGGCGGGCTCGTGGAGGCCGGCCGCCCGCAGATGCGGATCAGCGAACTGAGCGGCACCTCGACACTCGCGCTGCGCGCCCTGGCGGTGACCTCGGGCAGCGGCCTCGGCGGCAGGGCGGTCGCCCTCGCCCGCCCGTGCGCGGTGACGGACTACTCCGCCTCCCGGCAGATCAGCCACGAGTACGACGCCCCGGTCGCCACCGAGGGCCTGCGCTCGATCGTGGCGGTGCCCGTCGTCGTACGGCGCCGGGTGCGCGGTGTGCTGTACGGCGCGCTGCGCACCGTACAGCCGCTGGGTGACCGGGTGCTGGGCGCGGCGATGGAGGCCGCGCGGGACGTGGAGCAGGCGCTGGTGGTGCGCGAGGAGGCGAGGGAACTGGTGGCGTCGGCCGAGCCGGCCGGGGTGGACCCCGTGTCGCGGGAACAGGTCCGGGAGGCGCACGCGGCGCTGCGGGCGCTGGCGCCGCGGATCACCGACCCGGCGCTGCGGGCCGAGCTCCTCGACGCGTGCGGGCTGCTCACCCCGCGGCAGCCACCAGTCCGGACGGCCCTCGCCCCGCGTGAGCTGGACGTCCTGGCCTGTGTGGCCGAGGGGGCGACGAACGCGGCTGCCGCCGAACGGCTGGGGCTGCGTGCGGAGACGGTCAAGGGATATCTGCGCTCGGCCATGCGCAGGCTGGGCGCGCACACCCGCGGGGAGGCGGTGGCGGCGGCGCGCCGGGCAGGGCTGCTGCCCTAG
- a CDS encoding S1 family peptidase, translated as MFGLNRAKRTAAVVAATAAAAATALLGAPSAVAAPQPIVGGSTTTTTSYPFMMQITDSSQNQFCGGTLVSSTKVVTAAHCMVGETTSSVRVVGGRTYLNGTNGTVSRVSKIWINPSYTDATNGDDVAVLTLSTAMSYTPASYVSSSQTSVYAAGTTARILGWGTTSENGSSSNQLRTATVPIVSDTSCASSYGSDFVKSDMVCAGYTSGGTDTCQGDSGGPLLIGGVLAGITSWGEGCAEAGYPGVYTRLTTFSSLVTAQVNS; from the coding sequence ATGTTCGGGCTCAACCGCGCCAAGAGAACCGCGGCCGTCGTGGCGGCCACCGCTGCGGCCGCAGCGACCGCACTGCTCGGCGCCCCCTCCGCCGTAGCCGCTCCCCAGCCCATCGTCGGCGGTTCCACGACCACGACGACCTCGTACCCGTTCATGATGCAGATCACGGACTCGTCCCAGAACCAGTTCTGCGGCGGCACCCTGGTCTCCTCGACCAAGGTGGTGACGGCGGCTCACTGCATGGTCGGCGAGACCACGAGCAGCGTCCGTGTCGTCGGTGGCCGGACCTACCTCAACGGCACCAACGGTACGGTCAGCCGGGTCAGCAAGATCTGGATCAACCCCAGCTACACGGACGCCACCAACGGCGACGACGTGGCCGTCCTGACCCTCTCGACGGCGATGTCGTACACCCCGGCGTCGTACGTCTCCTCGTCCCAGACCAGCGTGTACGCGGCCGGCACCACCGCCCGCATCCTCGGCTGGGGCACCACCTCGGAGAACGGCAGCTCCTCCAACCAGCTGCGGACCGCGACCGTCCCGATCGTGTCCGACACCAGCTGTGCGAGCTCCTACGGTTCGGACTTCGTCAAGTCCGACATGGTTTGCGCCGGATACACCTCCGGCGGCACAGACACCTGCCAGGGCGACAGCGGCGGTCCCCTGCTCATCGGGGGCGTCCTGGCAGGGATCACTTCTTGGGGCGAGGGCTGCGCGGAGGCCGGTTACCCGGGTGTCTACACCCGGCTGACCACCTTCTCCAGCCTGGTGACCGCACAGGTCAACTCGTAG
- a CDS encoding helix-turn-helix transcriptional regulator translates to MWEQSLVMFEEECGVPADNVLVDVALCVGNEVLSRGLEATIQQIDCARFIGPTTPREVLLDRLTSTFWPPRPSSAGSRIVVVAFDQWPLFGEWSELSREDREELPRILVIGDEIRHADISRYNDLPTDGFLALSDLSAQSLAETFRRIAAGEMPMPASLARQLLSGGRPRASRVEKQHIVLTERESETLALLADGLSNKQIARALKISTHGAKRLVGAVLLKLGAPNRTTAVVIAINAGLVGADGA, encoded by the coding sequence ATGTGGGAACAGAGTCTCGTGATGTTCGAGGAGGAGTGCGGCGTCCCTGCCGACAATGTCCTTGTCGACGTCGCACTGTGCGTGGGCAACGAAGTCCTGTCCAGAGGGCTCGAAGCGACCATCCAGCAGATCGACTGCGCCAGATTCATCGGGCCGACAACGCCCCGTGAGGTGCTGCTGGACCGGCTGACCTCGACGTTCTGGCCCCCGCGCCCGTCAAGTGCGGGCTCCCGCATTGTCGTGGTGGCGTTCGACCAGTGGCCGCTCTTCGGGGAGTGGAGCGAGCTGTCCAGGGAGGACCGGGAGGAACTGCCCAGGATTCTCGTCATCGGGGACGAGATCCGGCACGCGGACATCAGCCGCTACAACGACCTGCCCACAGACGGCTTCCTCGCGCTGTCCGACCTCTCCGCCCAGTCGCTAGCGGAGACGTTCCGGCGGATCGCGGCCGGTGAGATGCCGATGCCGGCGTCCCTCGCCAGACAGTTACTGTCCGGGGGCCGCCCGAGGGCGAGCCGTGTCGAGAAGCAGCACATCGTGCTCACCGAACGGGAGAGTGAGACGCTCGCCCTGCTTGCCGACGGACTCAGCAACAAGCAGATCGCCCGCGCCCTCAAGATCTCCACCCATGGTGCGAAGCGGCTGGTGGGGGCCGTCCTGCTGAAACTGGGCGCCCCCAACCGGACGACCGCTGTGGTCATCGCGATCAACGCCGGACTGGTGGGCGCCGACGGCGCCTGA
- a CDS encoding ATP-binding protein has product MQRDFQEPARCRPDLVIGREEVFAQAREQLARGGSVLLHGPAGIGKSTVLRALAADNGGSARTVLRCSATESESHLPFLALADLLGLVLDEVSGKLPAAQRTALESALTGRGESTLQRDGLALRLAVLSALRALAAEGPVLIVADDVQWLDSASAELLGFAARRLGDTPVRMLCAVRTEGQEYDRHLRASPPDTLALRVNPLSRTQVSELLGHRGYTGLPRSTVRDIHRTSGGNPLFALELGRALSENPTPPRPGEPLPVPTSLRTLVLNRLEMLSDEARRTLLVASAGARPTPALLRAAGRENAEAETAQAAALGLLATEPEGPAVRFAHPLISAALYAEAPAHERRAAHAALSKAASDPIERARHLALATTGTDPDTADSLAEAASLARDRGAPSVAASLGLLAARHTPAEGDPDARRLQAAEDAITAGELDLARDIARDVLTRATVPADRVRAWIIVIDTAGHAMTEVDSVFPQALADAGDDPQLLALIHYQLTWRAVLVDGDFDQAREEAAHSAALAARAGDRYNELMALAFQAQIETLMGHPNAPATIKRALKEPQDPRVSCHHNGAGYSRFRWLIMSDQLAEARATVTALLREVQRTGAVESEVHFLRGVAETELRSGHCGRALDLARESLMMARDTGIGEVASAVLTSLGEASGGDVERALELAREAVDHAEEDGDQMYVSRALTALGYAQLVAGDAEGTVRSLRRVRELEQGLGITDPARGRWQGDLAEALVRTGELREAKDVIDVTREQALRLGRESVLAVLDRAEGLLRAARGEHEAALAQLTSVQDRLAKLGYGLEEARTAFALAQLRTRRPGPTSYDEAARLFRRCRALPWLRQVDAATVVPAAEPEPPAAPAPAADALEGLAAMERQVAALVMEGATNREIAARLFISVKTVEATLTRVYRKLGIRSRVDIVRLAAGRRTK; this is encoded by the coding sequence GTGCAACGGGACTTCCAGGAGCCTGCGAGATGCCGCCCTGACCTGGTCATCGGCCGGGAGGAGGTGTTCGCCCAGGCCCGGGAGCAGCTTGCCCGGGGCGGCAGCGTGCTGCTGCACGGCCCCGCCGGAATAGGAAAGTCCACCGTCCTGCGGGCATTGGCCGCGGATAACGGCGGCTCGGCCCGCACCGTGTTGCGCTGCTCGGCGACCGAGTCCGAATCCCATCTCCCCTTCCTCGCCCTCGCCGACCTGCTCGGTCTGGTCCTCGACGAGGTGTCCGGGAAGCTGCCCGCCGCGCAGCGCACCGCGCTGGAGTCGGCGCTCACCGGCCGCGGCGAGTCCACTCTCCAGCGCGACGGCCTCGCCCTGCGGCTGGCGGTGCTGTCGGCGCTGCGCGCGCTCGCCGCCGAGGGCCCGGTGCTGATCGTCGCCGACGACGTGCAGTGGCTGGACTCCGCCAGCGCCGAACTCCTCGGCTTCGCCGCCCGCCGCCTAGGCGACACCCCGGTACGGATGCTGTGCGCGGTACGGACCGAGGGCCAGGAGTACGACCGTCACCTACGCGCGTCACCTCCCGACACCCTCGCCCTGCGCGTCAACCCGCTCTCCCGCACACAGGTCTCCGAACTCCTCGGCCACCGCGGCTACACCGGCCTGCCCCGCTCCACGGTCCGGGACATCCACCGCACCAGCGGCGGCAACCCGCTCTTCGCCCTGGAACTCGGCCGCGCCCTCAGCGAGAACCCCACCCCGCCCCGCCCCGGCGAGCCGCTCCCGGTGCCCACCTCGCTGCGCACCCTCGTGCTGAACCGCCTGGAGATGCTCTCCGACGAGGCCCGCCGCACCCTCCTCGTGGCCAGCGCCGGCGCCCGCCCCACCCCCGCCCTGCTGCGCGCGGCCGGCCGGGAGAACGCCGAGGCGGAGACCGCCCAGGCCGCCGCCCTCGGCCTGCTGGCCACCGAGCCCGAGGGCCCCGCCGTACGGTTCGCGCATCCGCTGATCTCGGCGGCGCTGTACGCGGAGGCTCCCGCGCACGAGAGACGGGCCGCGCACGCCGCGCTGTCGAAGGCCGCCTCCGACCCCATCGAGCGGGCCCGGCACCTCGCCCTGGCCACCACCGGCACCGACCCGGACACCGCCGACAGCCTCGCCGAGGCGGCCTCCCTCGCCCGGGACCGCGGCGCCCCCTCGGTCGCCGCCTCCCTCGGACTGCTCGCCGCCCGGCACACCCCCGCCGAGGGCGACCCCGACGCGCGGCGTCTCCAGGCCGCCGAGGACGCCATCACCGCCGGTGAGCTGGACCTCGCCCGGGACATCGCCCGGGACGTGCTGACCCGGGCGACCGTGCCCGCGGACCGGGTGCGGGCCTGGATCATCGTGATCGACACCGCGGGCCACGCCATGACGGAGGTCGACTCGGTCTTCCCGCAGGCCCTGGCCGACGCGGGCGACGACCCCCAGCTGCTCGCCCTGATCCACTACCAGCTGACCTGGCGCGCCGTCCTGGTGGACGGCGACTTCGACCAGGCCCGGGAGGAGGCGGCCCACTCGGCGGCGCTCGCCGCCCGGGCCGGCGACCGCTACAACGAGCTGATGGCGCTGGCCTTCCAGGCTCAGATCGAGACCCTGATGGGCCATCCGAACGCCCCCGCGACCATCAAGCGCGCCCTGAAGGAACCCCAGGACCCGCGGGTGTCGTGCCATCACAACGGCGCCGGCTACTCCCGGTTCCGCTGGCTGATCATGAGCGACCAGCTGGCCGAGGCCCGCGCGACGGTCACCGCACTGCTGCGCGAGGTCCAGCGCACCGGGGCCGTCGAGAGCGAGGTGCACTTCCTGCGCGGGGTGGCCGAGACCGAGCTGCGCTCCGGGCACTGCGGCCGGGCCCTCGACCTCGCCCGGGAGAGCCTGATGATGGCCCGGGACACCGGCATCGGCGAGGTCGCCTCCGCGGTCCTCACCTCGCTCGGCGAGGCCTCGGGCGGCGATGTGGAGCGAGCCCTGGAGCTGGCCAGGGAAGCGGTCGACCACGCCGAGGAGGACGGCGACCAGATGTACGTCTCCCGCGCGCTGACCGCCCTCGGCTACGCCCAGCTGGTCGCCGGGGACGCCGAGGGAACCGTCCGCTCGCTGCGCCGGGTGCGCGAGCTGGAGCAGGGGCTCGGCATCACCGACCCGGCCCGGGGCCGCTGGCAGGGCGATCTCGCCGAGGCGCTCGTCAGGACCGGCGAGCTGCGCGAGGCCAAGGACGTCATCGACGTCACCCGGGAACAGGCGCTGCGGCTCGGCCGGGAGAGTGTGCTCGCGGTGCTGGACCGCGCCGAGGGCCTGCTGCGCGCCGCACGCGGTGAACACGAGGCCGCCCTCGCCCAGTTGACGTCGGTGCAGGACCGGCTCGCCAAACTCGGGTACGGCCTGGAGGAGGCCCGCACCGCCTTCGCGCTGGCCCAGCTGCGCACCCGGCGCCCGGGTCCGACGTCGTACGACGAGGCGGCCCGCCTCTTCCGGCGCTGCCGGGCGCTGCCCTGGCTGCGGCAGGTCGACGCGGCGACGGTCGTACCGGCGGCCGAACCGGAACCGCCGGCCGCGCCCGCGCCGGCGGCCGACGCCCTCGAAGGGCTCGCGGCGATGGAGCGTCAGGTCGCCGCGCTCGTCATGGAGGGCGCGACCAACCGGGAGATCGCCGCGCGGCTGTTCATCAGCGTCAAGACGGTCGAGGCGACCCTGACCCGGGTCTACCGCAAGCTGGGGATCCGCTCGCGGGTGGACATCGTCCGACTGGCGGCGGGGCGCCGTACGAAGTGA
- a CDS encoding magnesium and cobalt transport protein CorA produces the protein MSERRARPTARGRGKSAWLRALAPATTPPPSEKLPADRSDPAAPEAEPPSIVQAALYRDGVRVAAPATLAETFRELREQRSGMAWIGLARPTEAELLSLAAEFDLHPLAVEDAMEAHQRPKLERYGETLFVVLRAARYLDAPEEVDFGELHVFVGPDFVITVRHGAAPDLSAVRSRMEASPDLLKLGPEAVLYAILDAVVDGYVPVVAGVQNDIDEIETEVFRGDPEVSRRIYELSREMVEFQRATRPLVGMLHGLMAGFSKYGTDDELQRYLRDVADHVTHTSERVDGFRQALTEILTVNATLVTQQQNAEMRALAEAGFEQNEEIKKISSWAAILFAPTLVGTIYGMNFDHMPELHWGAGYPFAIGLMAVVCTSLYVIFKRRDWL, from the coding sequence ATGTCCGAGCGACGCGCCCGTCCGACCGCGAGGGGCCGAGGGAAGTCCGCCTGGCTCCGCGCCCTGGCCCCGGCCACCACTCCCCCTCCGTCGGAGAAGCTACCCGCCGACCGGTCCGACCCGGCGGCCCCCGAGGCGGAACCGCCGAGCATCGTCCAGGCTGCCCTGTACCGCGACGGCGTCCGGGTCGCCGCCCCGGCGACCCTCGCCGAGACGTTCCGTGAGCTGCGCGAGCAGCGGTCCGGCATGGCGTGGATCGGGCTCGCCCGTCCGACCGAGGCGGAACTCCTCTCCCTGGCGGCCGAGTTCGATCTGCATCCGCTCGCGGTCGAGGACGCGATGGAGGCCCATCAGCGGCCCAAGCTCGAACGCTACGGCGAGACCCTCTTCGTCGTCCTGCGGGCCGCCCGCTATCTGGACGCCCCGGAGGAGGTCGACTTCGGTGAGCTGCACGTCTTCGTGGGCCCCGACTTCGTGATCACGGTCCGGCACGGCGCGGCCCCCGACCTCTCGGCGGTCCGCAGCCGCATGGAGGCCTCGCCCGACCTGCTGAAGCTCGGCCCGGAGGCGGTGCTGTACGCGATCCTGGACGCGGTGGTCGACGGCTATGTCCCGGTCGTGGCCGGCGTCCAGAACGACATCGACGAGATCGAGACGGAGGTCTTCCGGGGCGACCCGGAGGTCTCCCGCCGGATCTACGAACTCTCCCGCGAGATGGTCGAGTTCCAGCGCGCCACCCGTCCCCTGGTCGGCATGCTGCACGGCCTGATGGCCGGCTTCTCCAAGTACGGCACCGACGACGAACTCCAGCGCTACCTCCGGGACGTCGCCGACCACGTCACCCACACCAGCGAACGCGTCGACGGCTTCCGCCAGGCCCTCACCGAGATCCTCACCGTGAACGCGACGCTGGTCACCCAGCAGCAGAACGCCGAGATGCGGGCGTTGGCGGAGGCGGGGTTCGAACAGAACGAGGAGATCAAGAAGATCTCCTCGTGGGCCGCCATCCTCTTCGCGCCCACCCTCGTCGGCACCATCTACGGAATGAACTTCGATCACATGCCGGAGTTGCACTGGGGGGCCGGATATCCCTTTGCGATCGGCCTGATGGCCGTCGTGTGCACCAGTCTGTACGTCATTTTCAAACGGCGGGACTGGCTCTGA